GAACTGAAGATCCTCGAACATGCCCACGCGCAGATGGCGCAGCGGCTGGGCGAACAGTGGCAGCAGCTGCGCCAGCAGGACCTGCAGCGCCGCGAACTGGTGGCCAACATCTCGCACGACCTGCGTACGCCGCTGTCCTCGCTGCATGGCTACCTGGAAACGATGGCGCTGAAGGAAGCCACGCTGTCGCCGGACGAACGCCGTCGCTATCTCGGCATCGCCTTGGCGCAGAGCGCCAAGGTCGGCCGCCTGGCGCGCGCGCTGTTCGAACTGGCGCGGCTGGAACATGGCGAAGTGCGCCTGGAGTGGGAGGTGTTTGCGCTGCCGGAACTGCTGCAGGACGTGCTGCAGAAGTTCGAACTGGCCGCACAGGCGCGCGGCCAGCACCTGCATGCGGACTTCCCGCCGGGCCTGCCGCTGGTGCGTGCCGACCTCGGCCTGGTCGAGCGGGTGCTGACCAACCTGCTCGACAACGCGCTGCGGCATGCGCCCGAGGGCGGCGAGGTGCGGGTGCAGCTGCGCGCCATCGACGGCAGCGTGGAAGTGAGCGTGGCCGACGATGGCCCGGGCGTGGCGCCGGCGCTGCGTGCGCAGCTGTTCCAGGCACCGGCAGCGCTGGGTGCGCGGCGTGGCGAGAACGGCGGGCTCGGCCTGCTGATCGTGCAGCGCATCGTGCAGCTGCACGGCCGCCGCATCGAACTGCGGGAAAGCGCGACCGGCGCGCTGTTCGTGTTTGCGTTGCCGCGCGCGGAGAGCGCGGGGCCCTGACTGCGCCGCTGCGCTCGCCGGGCGTGGCCCGGCGCTACCGGTGTGCGGGGCCACCGCGGCGCTCGTGACACGTCCGCTTCATCGGAATCGCACCCGTAGATCCACGCCATGCGTGGATGCATTTCCCCGGAATCGCAGGCAAAAAAAGACCCGGCAGAGGGAGGGATCTGCCGGGTCCGGATTGCATGGGGGGAGGGACCCATGCAATGAGCGTGG
This genomic stretch from Stenotrophomonas sp. SAU14A_NAIMI4_5 harbors:
- a CDS encoding HAMP domain-containing sensor histidine kinase, whose amino-acid sequence is MITPNLWQKLAAVIAALMLMCCMALLALQMRASTRHEQEVVQRLSLGLAEHIAQRSELMDTSGMRDTAVRALFGQLMAVNPSVEVYLLDDQGRILGHDAPSGHLLRNRVDLAPLRRLLAGAPLPILGDDPRSTGGRKVFSVAPLVVQGRQAGYVYVVLVGEHRQMLADDLAASNQWNTTLWSVLLVGGLGLLAGLVAFYWVTRPLRRLTRRIQAFDIDAPTPLPAPVPLRSGERDELKILEHAHAQMAQRLGEQWQQLRQQDLQRRELVANISHDLRTPLSSLHGYLETMALKEATLSPDERRRYLGIALAQSAKVGRLARALFELARLEHGEVRLEWEVFALPELLQDVLQKFELAAQARGQHLHADFPPGLPLVRADLGLVERVLTNLLDNALRHAPEGGEVRVQLRAIDGSVEVSVADDGPGVAPALRAQLFQAPAALGARRGENGGLGLLIVQRIVQLHGRRIELRESATGALFVFALPRAESAGP